In Alkalihalobacillus sp. TS-13, the following are encoded in one genomic region:
- a CDS encoding class I SAM-dependent methyltransferase, with protein MNNSWNKIIYKAASPIYDSIFNAGMFRTARSNVFDAATFRDESAVLFAGVGTGADLELIDLDHLHITAIDYSRDMLKKAEVKFKDSHIRFLEMDAQNLSFKEETFDYVVASLILSVVPDPGACFREMERVLNKNGELIIFDKFTPPDGKISFGKRLIRPIISVLGTDIGVDFEDVFQKNNHTMMKIEDRPVMMNGMYRKIVLKKHYE; from the coding sequence ATGAACAATTCATGGAATAAAATCATTTATAAAGCAGCGTCGCCGATCTATGATTCGATCTTTAATGCTGGGATGTTCCGTACCGCTCGTTCGAACGTTTTTGATGCTGCCACTTTTCGTGATGAATCCGCCGTTCTTTTTGCAGGAGTGGGGACAGGAGCTGATTTGGAGTTGATTGATTTGGACCATTTGCACATCACGGCTATAGATTATTCGCGTGATATGTTGAAAAAGGCTGAGGTCAAATTCAAGGATAGCCACATCCGATTTTTAGAAATGGATGCTCAGAATCTCTCTTTTAAAGAAGAGACATTTGATTATGTCGTCGCGAGCTTGATTCTATCAGTCGTACCAGATCCTGGAGCTTGTTTTCGAGAAATGGAGCGAGTGCTTAACAAGAATGGTGAATTGATCATTTTCGATAAATTCACACCTCCTGATGGAAAAATATCGTTCGGGAAAAGGTTGATCAGACCGATCATCTCAGTGCTCGGAACAGATATTGGCGTAGACTTTGAAGATGTGTTTCAGAAAAATAACCATACGATGATGAAAATAGAGGATAGACCGGTTATGATGAACGGCATGTACCGTAAAATCGTGTTGAAGAAGCACTACGAGTAG
- a CDS encoding DinB family protein, whose translation MHPQWLSTFEEMCEWVSCLRSIPVELWLKPMDEGKWSPGEIISHFYFWDRFIYTERLLKLESKDFKRADVEEMNKNAGDYASSGISREEIISMFIQSRIEICLFIQGLPREQLEAPFKIGENSITIKGYIEGMIEHDLHHKKQVEDFLTREGDFNVNNSGSVH comes from the coding sequence ATGCATCCACAGTGGCTTTCAACATTCGAGGAAATGTGTGAGTGGGTTAGTTGTTTGCGCAGTATACCAGTTGAATTATGGCTTAAGCCGATGGATGAAGGGAAATGGTCGCCCGGTGAAATCATCAGCCACTTCTATTTTTGGGATCGATTCATCTATACTGAAAGATTATTAAAATTAGAAAGCAAAGACTTCAAAAGAGCTGATGTAGAGGAGATGAACAAAAATGCTGGGGACTACGCAAGTTCCGGGATAAGCAGGGAAGAGATCATCTCGATGTTCATCCAGTCCCGAATAGAGATCTGTCTTTTCATTCAAGGTTTGCCTCGCGAGCAACTGGAAGCCCCGTTCAAGATTGGAGAGAATTCGATTACAATCAAGGGATATATTGAGGGGATGATCGAGCACGATCTGCATCATAAAAAGCAAGTTGAAGATTTTTTAACTCGCGAAGGAGATTTCAATGTCAATAATTCAGGCAGTGTTCATTAA